The following coding sequences lie in one Silene latifolia isolate original U9 population chromosome 5, ASM4854445v1, whole genome shotgun sequence genomic window:
- the LOC141655538 gene encoding uncharacterized protein LOC141655538 produces the protein MGWLMAREAMQVKEKLFALGICQDDTCLFCGNASESHKHLFVECLYSRRILMGMAKLCKISLPSGDVLQWVWQHKWSQAKKGVLLYSFMSCYYYIWKQRNRVRCEQVLLHPDVVVKQLQQVVKMRVDAVSNQILGIDRIWLSNTGLCK, from the coding sequence ATGGGTTGGTTAATGGCTAGAGAGGCAATGCAGGTTAAAGAAAAGTTATTTGCTCTAGGTATTTGTCaggatgatacatgtttattttGTGGCAATGCCTCTGAATCTCATAAGCATCTGTTTGTGGAGTGCTTGTATAGCAGGCGTATCCTTATGGGGATGGCAAAACTATGCAAGATATCTTTACCAAGTGGAGATGTCTTGCAATGGGTATGGCAACATAAGTGGTCTCAAGCTAAGAAGGGTGTACTCCTCTACTCGTTTATGTCTTGTTATTATTATATCTGGAAGCAGCGAAATCGAGTGCGTTGTGAGCAGGTCCTCTTGCATCCTGATGTAGTTGTTAAACAACTTCAACAGGTTGTAAAAATGAGGGTAGATGCAGTTAGCAATCAGATTCTGGGTATTGATAGAATTTGGTTGAGTAATACTGGTTTATGTAAGTAG